The Acidimicrobiia bacterium genome contains a region encoding:
- a CDS encoding thioredoxin family protein — MKIKVLGSGCANCQTLEKRTTQAVNLLGLDAEIEKVTDYTAIAAYGVMSTPALVIDEQVVLTGRVPKVAELQTLLTGALT, encoded by the coding sequence ATGAAGATCAAAGTGCTCGGTTCGGGTTGTGCCAACTGTCAAACCCTCGAGAAACGCACCACCCAAGCAGTCAACCTGCTCGGACTGGACGCTGAGATCGAGAAAGTCACCGACTACACCGCTATCGCCGCCTACGGGGTCATGTCCACCCCAGCCCTGGTCATCGACGAACAAGTGGTACTGACCGGGCGGGTTCCCAAAGTCGCCGAACTCCAGACCCTGCTCACCGGCGCCCTCACATGA
- a CDS encoding metalloregulator ArsR/SmtB family transcription factor, which translates to MSQSSDTSDLSHDSKPGRLLGLDDAHLLAERFKLLSDSRRLRIIDALLETGDICVSDLACLVEASESVTSHQLRQLRLAGLVRARKRGREVFYGVADTHVRLLLDVAVEHYLHGHEEHR; encoded by the coding sequence ATGAGCCAGTCGAGTGATACTTCTGATCTCAGCCACGATTCGAAGCCTGGTCGGTTGTTGGGACTCGACGATGCCCACTTGCTGGCGGAACGGTTCAAACTTCTGAGTGATTCAAGGCGGTTGCGCATCATCGACGCCCTGCTGGAGACAGGCGATATCTGCGTGAGCGATCTGGCCTGCCTGGTCGAAGCCAGCGAGTCGGTGACCAGCCACCAACTCCGGCAGCTGCGGTTGGCCGGTCTGGTCCGGGCTCGTAAACGGGGCCGGGAGGTGTTCTATGGAGTCGCAGACACCCATGTGCGGTTGCTGCTCGACGTGGCAGTCGAACACTATCTGCACGGGCATGAGGAGCACCGATGA
- a CDS encoding zinc-binding dehydrogenase has product MPDSLVEFFDLAATDKMRPVIAERFPLLEASHAHEFRERGGYAGKVVLTSDA; this is encoded by the coding sequence TTGCCAGACTCCCTTGTCGAGTTCTTCGATCTGGCCGCAACCGACAAGATGAGACCGGTGATTGCCGAACGCTTCCCTCTGCTCGAAGCCTCCCATGCCCACGAGTTCAGGGAGCGTGGCGGATATGCCGGCAAGGTGGTCTTGACCTCTGATGCCTGA
- a CDS encoding FAD/NAD(P)-binding oxidoreductase has translation MNEAKTVVILGGGVGGVVAATTLRKQLPTRHRVVLVDREPDHLFAPSLLWLITGQRTARQISRPLDRLAKKGIEVVCGDIDRIDPETRRVSIVERSSTGDSSRDIEADHLVVSLGAELAPETIPGLVEAGHSFYTLAGAESLRDALRSFDGGRIVVLTAAPAYKCPAAPYEAAMLINDHIHKRNLGDRTQIDLYAAEPGPLGVAGPDVSAGVRSMVEAVGIGYHPEHQVISVDSTEQRLTFANGTTADFDLLAYVPPHRAPLVVRDAGLVDDSGWIPVDRDTLHSRYPGVYAIGDVTGIPLKMGKPLPKAGVFAEREAKVVAHNIIGDITGHGETESFDGHGECFVETGGGKAGFGRGDFYAEPTPQVVLRPVGRRWHLGKLFFEKNWFRRWF, from the coding sequence GTGAATGAAGCCAAAACTGTCGTGATCCTGGGTGGGGGCGTCGGCGGTGTCGTCGCTGCCACCACCCTCCGCAAACAACTCCCGACCCGGCATCGGGTGGTTCTTGTGGATCGTGAACCCGACCACCTGTTCGCACCGTCGCTGCTGTGGCTGATTACCGGTCAACGCACCGCCCGCCAGATCTCCCGGCCCCTCGACCGCCTCGCCAAGAAGGGCATTGAGGTGGTCTGCGGCGACATCGACCGAATCGACCCCGAGACACGCCGTGTTTCGATCGTAGAGCGGTCATCGACCGGCGACAGCTCAAGGGACATCGAGGCCGACCACCTGGTGGTGTCACTGGGAGCCGAACTCGCTCCCGAGACCATCCCCGGCTTGGTCGAGGCCGGTCACAGCTTCTACACGCTGGCGGGAGCCGAGAGCCTCCGTGACGCGCTACGAAGCTTCGATGGTGGCCGGATCGTGGTCCTCACTGCCGCCCCAGCCTACAAGTGTCCGGCCGCCCCCTACGAAGCCGCCATGCTGATCAACGACCACATCCACAAACGGAACCTGGGTGATCGGACCCAGATCGACCTCTACGCCGCCGAGCCCGGCCCGCTCGGAGTCGCCGGACCGGACGTGTCGGCCGGCGTACGTTCGATGGTCGAAGCGGTCGGGATTGGCTATCACCCAGAACATCAGGTTATCTCGGTCGACTCCACAGAACAGCGCCTCACTTTCGCCAACGGGACTACCGCCGACTTCGACCTGTTGGCGTACGTGCCACCGCATCGGGCGCCCCTGGTGGTTCGCGACGCGGGACTCGTGGACGACAGCGGCTGGATTCCCGTCGATCGAGACACTCTTCACAGCCGCTACCCGGGTGTGTACGCCATCGGCGACGTGACGGGGATCCCATTGAAGATGGGTAAACCGCTCCCCAAAGCTGGGGTGTTCGCCGAACGTGAAGCCAAAGTGGTCGCCCACAACATCATCGGGGACATCACCGGCCACGGTGAAACAGAGTCGTTCGACGGTCACGGCGAATGTTTCGTCGAAACCGGTGGTGGGAAGGCAGGGTTTGGACGCGGCGACTTCTACGCCGAACCGACGCCGCAAGTGGTACTGCGCCCGGTGGGCCGCCGCTGGCACTTGGGCAAACTGTTCTTCGAGAAGAATTGGTTCCGTCGATGGTTCTAG
- a CDS encoding permease produces the protein MSTGLQSAPVVRAPWRLWGGLLAAAGAWLVAYQLNRSLWEWAVFDLAGFDSVSRWGSAVEFFFYDTVKILLLLGGIIFAVTVLRSFMSVERTRALLGGRREGVGNIAAAGLGVVTPFCSCSAVPGFIGFVAAGVPLGITMSFLIASPMVNEVAIVLLYGLFGWKIAALYVTAGLAVAIVAGWVIGRLRLEKWVEPFVFETTLRGQPVDMSTALSWADRFAIAREEVRTIIRKIWPYLLVGIGIGAVIHGWVPEGFFVEYAGPDNPLAVPVAVGLGIPLYSNAAGILPLVEALYAKGLALGTVLAFMMSVVALSVPELVLLRRVLKPRLLGVFVGVVGVGILMVGFLFNLVL, from the coding sequence GTGAGCACCGGCCTGCAGTCTGCGCCGGTCGTGCGTGCGCCGTGGCGGCTGTGGGGTGGGTTGCTGGCCGCTGCTGGGGCCTGGCTGGTGGCGTATCAGCTGAACAGGTCTTTGTGGGAGTGGGCGGTCTTCGACCTGGCCGGGTTCGATTCGGTCAGCCGGTGGGGTTCGGCGGTCGAGTTCTTCTTCTACGACACCGTCAAGATACTGCTGCTGTTGGGCGGGATCATTTTCGCGGTGACCGTTTTGCGGAGCTTCATGAGCGTGGAACGCACCCGGGCTCTGCTGGGGGGCCGCCGCGAGGGGGTTGGGAATATCGCTGCGGCCGGGTTGGGGGTGGTCACCCCCTTCTGCTCGTGTAGTGCGGTACCGGGATTCATCGGGTTCGTCGCAGCCGGAGTTCCCTTGGGTATCACCATGAGTTTCCTGATCGCCAGCCCAATGGTCAACGAAGTCGCCATCGTGTTGCTGTACGGGCTGTTCGGTTGGAAGATCGCCGCCCTCTATGTAACCGCGGGACTGGCGGTGGCGATCGTGGCCGGGTGGGTGATCGGCCGTCTCCGCCTCGAAAAGTGGGTGGAACCCTTCGTCTTCGAGACAACCCTTCGAGGCCAACCCGTCGACATGTCTACTGCTTTGAGCTGGGCAGACCGGTTCGCTATCGCCCGTGAAGAGGTCCGGACCATCATTCGAAAGATCTGGCCGTACCTGTTGGTGGGGATAGGGATCGGAGCCGTCATCCACGGCTGGGTCCCGGAGGGGTTCTTTGTGGAGTACGCCGGACCCGACAATCCCCTGGCGGTACCGGTAGCGGTCGGTCTCGGGATCCCCCTCTACTCCAACGCCGCCGGCATTCTGCCCTTGGTCGAAGCCCTCTATGCCAAGGGCCTCGCCCTGGGTACGGTCCTGGCGTTCATGATGTCGGTGGTCGCCCTCTCGGTCCCGGAACTGGTCTTGTTACGGCGGGTCCTCAAACCCCGCCTGCTCGGCGTCTTCGTCGGAGTGGTCGGAGTTGGGATCCTGATGGTCGGTTTCCTATTCAATCTGGTCCTATAA
- a CDS encoding YdeI/OmpD-associated family protein: protein MAPVSRAGWRSWLASNPDRQEGLWIVYRKKSSSLDGPVYDDLVEEALCFGWIDSQSRRVDGDRMMQWFSPRRKGGLWSALNKDRIKRLVRDGLMTEVGQATIDEARADGSWSQTDQVDALIVPADLQAALDAAPAARAAYQALYASAKKQYLWWIHTAKRPAARANRIEETIRRLSSGETLGST from the coding sequence ATGGCGCCAGTCAGCCGTGCCGGCTGGCGTAGTTGGCTCGCTTCGAACCCCGACCGGCAAGAGGGTCTGTGGATCGTTTACCGCAAGAAGTCGAGCAGCCTCGACGGTCCGGTGTACGACGACCTGGTCGAAGAAGCACTGTGCTTCGGGTGGATCGACAGTCAATCCCGGCGCGTTGACGGCGACCGAATGATGCAGTGGTTTTCCCCCCGTCGAAAGGGCGGCTTGTGGTCGGCGCTCAACAAGGACCGGATCAAGCGGCTGGTACGCGACGGACTCATGACCGAGGTCGGTCAGGCGACGATCGACGAGGCAAGGGCCGACGGCTCGTGGTCTCAGACCGACCAGGTCGATGCCCTGATTGTCCCGGCTGATCTGCAAGCCGCCCTCGATGCCGCCCCGGCCGCTAGGGCCGCTTATCAGGCTCTTTACGCCTCGGCCAAGAAGCAGTACCTGTGGTGGATTCACACCGCCAAACGGCCGGCTGCCCGTGCCAACCGAATAGAAGAAACCATCCGCAGGCTCTCGTCGGGAGAAACCCTCGGCTCTACATAG
- a CDS encoding DsrE family protein, producing the protein MSETLFVLNDPPYGTERSYNGLRLAGSLAKREGETVRVFLIGDAASCAKGGQRVPQGYYNLELMLRSVVRRGGEIGVCGTCMDARGITNTELAEGCHRSTMEELTDWTQHADRVLVF; encoded by the coding sequence ATGAGTGAGACGCTCTTTGTTCTCAACGACCCGCCCTACGGCACCGAACGCAGCTACAACGGTCTGCGTCTCGCTGGATCGTTAGCTAAGCGTGAAGGCGAAACTGTGAGGGTGTTCCTGATCGGCGACGCCGCCTCCTGCGCCAAGGGAGGCCAAAGGGTCCCTCAGGGCTATTACAACCTCGAGTTGATGCTGCGATCGGTGGTCCGCCGCGGCGGCGAGATCGGGGTGTGCGGCACATGTATGGACGCTCGGGGAATCACCAACACGGAACTGGCTGAGGGATGTCACCGCAGCACCATGGAAGAGCTGACCGACTGGACCCAACACGCCGACCGGGTCCTGGTGTTTTGA
- a CDS encoding SWIM zinc finger family protein, which translates to MSDYELSWAFTSVAIGEFAGPRSYLRGVGYQREGRVELEAGNDVRVRATVRGSMPYAVELWADDGEPGWSCTCPAAEDGSFCKHCVAVALSLAPDDASAPKLVPVLTSPTGPSPADELAAFVEGLSHERLVEIVLDRAGSDWRLGERLLAETRAERAAGLDLDVWKRRIADAFAPYSDFVGYHEAQGWAGDVDEMIDALEDLAAAGHAAAVLPLAEYAHRRADEAVQYVDDSDGWLSNISTRLSDVHLSACIKTRPDPVELACRLVDLELTSELDGFHRAAATYADVLGEGGLAAFREQLEPRWQKLGPDDDEVGDEDEEAWLSSFAVRQAMVGWALGTGDPDALIEVHSREPLRVDAVLEIARSLTDADRVEEAVEWATRGLEDHADRSWQTGPLREFLAGIYRSQGESEAAVGLFWDAFVAAPSLTAYRRLLDEATGEDGWSQRCVEHLRQQLAGVAPPRFAPSQGRGFGDGSVLAEILLYGGRADEAWQAATDHGCGRRLWMTLARAREDTHPLDAIGVYEPEVFALIDQKKTPAYRSAVDLMSRIRRLATAARQPDRFAVVLERVRVEHRAKRNLKKLLDDKGW; encoded by the coding sequence TTGTCTGACTACGAGCTGAGTTGGGCGTTCACATCGGTGGCGATCGGTGAGTTCGCTGGTCCGCGGTCGTACCTGCGCGGTGTGGGATACCAACGAGAGGGCAGGGTCGAGCTCGAAGCAGGGAACGACGTGCGGGTCCGAGCGACGGTGCGTGGGTCGATGCCCTACGCCGTCGAGCTGTGGGCCGACGACGGTGAACCCGGGTGGTCGTGCACCTGTCCCGCTGCCGAGGATGGATCGTTCTGCAAGCACTGCGTCGCAGTTGCCCTCTCGCTGGCCCCTGATGACGCCTCGGCCCCGAAACTCGTCCCGGTGCTGACATCCCCGACCGGCCCGTCGCCGGCCGATGAGCTGGCCGCGTTCGTGGAGGGTTTGTCGCACGAGCGCCTGGTGGAGATCGTGCTCGATCGGGCCGGGTCAGACTGGCGGCTCGGTGAGCGTCTGCTGGCTGAGACTCGCGCCGAGCGAGCCGCAGGGCTCGACCTTGACGTGTGGAAGCGTCGAATCGCCGACGCCTTCGCCCCGTACAGCGATTTTGTCGGGTACCACGAGGCACAGGGGTGGGCGGGCGACGTCGATGAGATGATCGACGCGCTCGAGGATCTCGCGGCGGCGGGCCATGCTGCGGCGGTGTTGCCGCTGGCGGAGTACGCGCATCGCCGGGCGGATGAGGCCGTCCAGTATGTGGATGACTCAGACGGCTGGTTGTCGAACATCTCGACCCGGCTGAGCGATGTACATCTCAGTGCGTGCATCAAGACCCGGCCTGATCCGGTCGAGTTGGCCTGCCGCCTGGTCGATCTGGAGCTCACCTCGGAGCTCGACGGATTCCATCGTGCCGCTGCTACCTACGCCGACGTGCTCGGTGAGGGCGGGTTGGCGGCTTTTCGCGAACAGCTCGAACCGCGCTGGCAGAAACTCGGCCCCGACGATGACGAGGTCGGTGACGAGGACGAGGAGGCGTGGCTGAGTTCGTTCGCAGTACGGCAGGCCATGGTCGGCTGGGCGCTTGGCACGGGTGACCCCGATGCGCTCATCGAGGTGCACAGCCGCGAACCGCTGCGAGTTGATGCGGTCCTGGAGATCGCTCGGTCGCTCACAGACGCTGACCGGGTCGAAGAGGCGGTCGAGTGGGCGACCCGCGGGTTGGAAGATCATGCTGATCGCTCGTGGCAGACCGGGCCGCTGCGGGAGTTCCTCGCTGGGATCTACCGCTCGCAGGGCGAGTCGGAAGCAGCCGTCGGCCTGTTCTGGGATGCATTCGTGGCCGCGCCGTCGCTCACGGCGTATCGGCGTCTGCTCGATGAGGCCACCGGTGAGGATGGTTGGTCGCAGCGCTGTGTCGAGCATCTTCGGCAGCAGCTGGCCGGCGTGGCGCCGCCCCGGTTCGCACCATCGCAGGGGCGTGGGTTCGGTGACGGGTCGGTGCTCGCCGAGATCCTGCTCTATGGGGGCCGCGCCGATGAAGCCTGGCAGGCAGCCACCGACCACGGGTGCGGACGGCGACTGTGGATGACCTTGGCGCGGGCCCGCGAGGACACCCATCCGCTCGACGCCATCGGAGTGTACGAACCCGAGGTCTTCGCGCTGATCGACCAGAAGAAGACGCCCGCCTATCGGTCGGCGGTCGATCTGATGAGCCGAATCCGGCGGTTGGCAACCGCTGCCCGTCAACCCGATCGTTTCGCGGTGGTGCTCGAGCGCGTCCGGGTCGAGCACCGCGCCAAACGCAACCTGAAGAAGCTGTTGGACGACAAGGGCTGGTGA
- a CDS encoding metalloregulator ArsR/SmtB family transcription factor: MSSMILESTTLEERATLFSALGDPIRLQVLDELTCGLKCVCELQETIDVAPNLLSYHLRVLREAGLVEASKRGRWVDYRLADAAADLVRGSLPAELVEGGR, encoded by the coding sequence ATGAGTTCAATGATTCTTGAATCAACAACGCTTGAAGAGCGGGCGACCTTGTTTTCGGCGTTGGGGGACCCGATCCGTTTGCAGGTCCTTGACGAACTGACCTGCGGCTTGAAGTGTGTGTGCGAGTTACAGGAGACCATCGACGTCGCCCCCAATCTGCTGTCCTATCACCTGCGGGTGCTGCGGGAAGCCGGTTTGGTGGAAGCCTCCAAGCGGGGCCGCTGGGTCGACTACCGGCTCGCAGACGCGGCGGCTGACCTGGTGCGCGGGTCCCTCCCTGCCGAGCTTGTTGAGGGCGGGCGGTGA
- a CDS encoding metalloregulator ArsR/SmtB family transcription factor — protein MSSTQGAGRLVKDGLYAQFARIGKAVAHPKRIELLDVLCQGERSVEVLAAAAATTVVNTSAHLRVLREARLVATRKEGTRVFYRLADDAVCEFYFSLRELASDRYAEVDRIVRDFFDARDELEPVNRDELLSRAGEGDVIVLDVRPREEYEAGHIPGAVSIPLADLKGQMASLPPGAEVVAYCRGPYCVLAPQAIELLRKGGFTARRLEDGFPEWRRAGLPVATGEELTADLHPTTTTEMTGP, from the coding sequence ATGTCTTCTACTCAAGGTGCCGGTCGGTTGGTCAAGGACGGGTTGTATGCGCAGTTCGCCCGGATCGGGAAAGCGGTTGCTCACCCGAAGCGGATCGAGTTGTTGGATGTGTTGTGTCAGGGGGAGCGCAGCGTCGAGGTATTGGCTGCGGCGGCGGCGACGACAGTGGTGAATACGTCGGCGCATTTGCGGGTGTTGCGTGAGGCCCGGTTGGTGGCGACTCGCAAGGAGGGGACCCGAGTCTTCTACCGGCTTGCCGACGACGCGGTGTGCGAGTTCTACTTCTCGTTGCGTGAGCTGGCTTCGGACCGGTACGCCGAGGTGGACAGGATCGTGCGGGACTTCTTCGACGCCCGGGACGAGCTGGAGCCGGTCAATCGCGATGAACTGCTGTCACGGGCAGGCGAGGGAGACGTGATCGTCCTCGATGTCCGTCCCCGCGAGGAGTACGAGGCAGGCCACATCCCGGGTGCGGTCTCGATACCGCTCGCCGATCTCAAGGGACAAATGGCCAGCCTGCCCCCTGGGGCCGAGGTCGTCGCCTACTGCCGTGGCCCCTATTGCGTGCTCGCCCCCCAGGCAATCGAATTGTTGCGCAAGGGGGGGTTCACAGCTCGACGCCTCGAGGACGGGTTTCCCGAGTGGCGGCGGGCCGGCCTCCCGGTGGCGACCGGAGAGGAACTCACAGCGGATCTGCACCCAACAACAACCACGGAGATGACAGGACCATGA
- a CDS encoding helix-turn-helix domain-containing protein, with product MASKRLPSETRIARGVEQILVERLPSGWSIRPRTSASAADSRIDLLIEITSPSGERAVLAIEIKRLLEPRLVPEAAEQISMLTTEALPAAVPVIAAAYLSPRSREILDDFRIGYIDTTGNVRIEGSSPGLFISTVGADRDPWPQKSDLQSLRGRGAARAVRAIIDSAPPFGVRELAKSTGTSAASVSRVLELLEREGVVTREPRGLVLAVDWQAAIRRWATDYDQVGSNMAATFLEPRGLPAIEKKVRDAKFSYAATGAFAAQRFDPIAPARTATLYVVDVTKAANRLGLREAEAGANVVLLEPFDPVVFDRTISRDGLRCVAPSQLAVDLLTGPGREPSQGEEILRWMRENEDAWRS from the coding sequence GTGGCGAGCAAACGGCTGCCCAGTGAAACGCGTATCGCTCGCGGCGTCGAGCAGATCTTGGTCGAGCGCCTCCCCTCGGGTTGGTCGATCCGACCGAGGACCAGCGCGTCCGCCGCGGACTCCCGGATCGACCTCCTCATCGAGATCACCTCGCCGAGTGGCGAGCGCGCCGTCCTGGCGATCGAGATCAAGCGACTGCTGGAACCGCGTCTCGTGCCCGAGGCAGCCGAGCAGATCTCTATGCTCACTACCGAAGCCCTGCCGGCTGCTGTGCCCGTCATCGCCGCCGCGTATCTTTCACCTCGATCCCGGGAGATCCTCGACGACTTCAGAATCGGCTACATCGACACGACCGGGAACGTCCGAATCGAGGGGTCCTCGCCTGGACTGTTCATCTCGACGGTGGGAGCGGATCGAGATCCGTGGCCTCAGAAGAGTGATCTCCAATCGCTTCGCGGTCGCGGCGCGGCACGTGCGGTGAGGGCGATCATCGACAGCGCTCCCCCGTTCGGTGTCCGCGAGCTCGCCAAGTCGACCGGCACGTCTGCGGCGTCCGTCTCGCGTGTGCTCGAACTCTTGGAGCGAGAAGGCGTCGTCACCCGTGAGCCCCGCGGTCTCGTACTGGCCGTCGACTGGCAGGCTGCCATTCGTCGGTGGGCGACGGACTACGACCAGGTGGGCTCGAACATGGCCGCGACGTTCCTGGAACCGCGTGGGCTCCCGGCGATCGAGAAGAAGGTTCGAGACGCGAAGTTCAGCTACGCCGCGACCGGTGCATTCGCGGCGCAGCGTTTCGATCCAATCGCACCTGCCAGAACCGCCACCCTCTACGTCGTCGACGTGACCAAGGCCGCCAACCGACTCGGCCTCCGCGAAGCCGAGGCGGGCGCGAACGTCGTGCTGCTCGAACCGTTCGATCCGGTTGTGTTCGACCGGACTATCAGTCGCGACGGCCTGCGATGCGTCGCCCCGAGCCAGCTCGCAGTCGACCTGCTGACAGGACCGGGCCGAGAACCGTCACAGGGCGAGGAGATACTCCGGTGGATGAGGGAGAACGAGGATGCCTGGCGATCCTGA